One genomic segment of Sminthopsis crassicaudata isolate SCR6 chromosome 4, ASM4859323v1, whole genome shotgun sequence includes these proteins:
- the GATAD2B gene encoding transcriptional repressor p66-beta isoform X1, with amino-acid sequence MDRMTEDALRLNLLKRSLDQADERDDVLAKRLKMEGHEAMERLKMLALLKRKDLAGIEMPHELPTKQDGGGGGKGYEEKLNGNLRPHGDNRTAGRPGKENINDEPVDMSARRSEPDRGRLTPSPDIIVLSDNEASSPRSSSRMEERLKAANLEMFKGKGIEERQQLIKQLRDELRLEEARLVLLKKLRQSQLQKENVVQKTPVVQNAASIVQPSPAHVGQQGLSKLPSRPGAQGVEPQNLRTLQGHSVIRSATNTTLPHMLMSQRVIAPNPAQLQGQRGPPKPGLVRTTTPNMNPAINYQPQSSSSVPCQRTTSSAIYMNLASHIQPGTVNRVSSPLPSPSAMTDAANSQAAAKLALRKQLEKTLLEIPPPKPPAPLLHFLPSAANSEFIYMVGLEEVVQSVIDSQGKGCASLLRVEPFVCAQCRTDFTPHWKQEKNGKILCEQCMTSNQKKALKAEHTNRLKNAFVKALQQEQEIEQRLQQQAALSPTTAPAVSSVSKQETIMRHHTLRQAPQPQSTLQRGIPTSARSMLSNFAQAPQLSVAGGLLGMPGVNIAYLNTGIGGHKAPSLADRQREYLLDMIPPRSISQSISGQK; translated from the exons ATGGACAGAATGACAGAAGATGCCCTTCGCCTGAATCTGCTGAAGCGAAGCCTGGACCAGGCAGATGAACGTGATGATGTCCTGGCAAAAAGACTCAAGATGGAAGGACATGAGGCCATGGAGCGATTAAAAATGTTAGCACTGCTCAAAAGGAAGGACCTGGCAGGCATTGAGATGCCCCATGAATTACCTACCAAAcaggatggtggtggtggtggcaaGGGCTATGAGGAGAAACTTAATGGGAATCTGAGGCCGCATGGGGATAATAGGACTGCTGGACGGCCAGGCAAGGAGAACATCAATGATGAGCCTGTGGACATGAGTGCTAGGAGAAG TGAGCCAGACCGGGGACGGCTGACTCCCTCCCCTGACATCATCGTCCTTTCTGACAATGAGGCCTCCAGTCCTCGTTCCAGTTCCCGCATGGAAGAGAGACTGAAAGCAGCCAACTTGGAGATgtttaag GGAAAAGGTATTGAAGAGCGGCAACAGCTTATTAAGCAGCTGAGGGATGAGCTACGTCTAGAGGAAGCCAGATTGGTCctgttgaagaaactaaggcagagtcAACTACAGAAAGAGAACGTGGTTCAGAAG accccagtTGTACAAAATGCAGCATCAATTGTCCAGCCATCTCCTGCCCATGTAGGACAGCAGGGACTGTCCAAGCTCccctccaggcctggtgctcagGGGGTGGAGCCCCAAAACCTGAGAACATTGCAG GGTCATAGTGTCATCCGCTCAGCCACCAACACAACCCTTCCACACATGCTGATGTCACAGCGAGTTATTGCACCAAACCCTGCCCAACTGCAGGGTCAGCGAGGGCCACCCAAACCTGGCCTCGTACGTACCACCACACCCAACATGAACCCTGCCATCAACTACCAGCCG CAGTCAAGTTCTTCTGTTCCTTGCCAGCGCACAACATCCTCTGCCATCTATATGAACCTTGCCTCTCACATCCAGCCAGGGACTGTTAACAGAGTGTCTTCACCACTCCCCAGCCCTAGCGCCATGACTGATGCAGCCAATTCACAGGCAGCAGCTAAGCTGGCTCTTCGTAAGCAGCTGGAAAAAACACTGCTGGAGATCCCACCCCCTAAGCCTCCTGCTCCTCTGCTCCACTTTCTACCCAGTGCAGCCAACAGCGAGTTCATCTACATGGTGGGCTTGGAGGAGGTGGTACAGAGTGTCATTGACAGCCAAG GCAAAGGTTGTGCCTCACTTCTTCGGGTGGAGCCATTTGTATGTGCTCAGTGTCGCACAGACTTTACCCCACACTGGAAGCAAGAGAAAAATGGCAAGATTTTGTGTGAGCAGTGTATGACCTCCAACCAGAAGAAGGCCCTAAAAGCTGAGCATACTAACCGGTTGAAGAATGCCTTTGTCAAAGCCCTACAGCAGGAACAA GAAATTGAGCAGCGACTACAGCAGCAGGCAGCCCTCTCCCCTACTACGGCTCCAGCTGTGTCCAGTGTCAGTAAGCAAGAGACCATCATGAGACATCATACGCTCCGGCAG GCTCCACAGCCCCAGAGCACTCTCCAGCGTGGCATCCCCACATCTGCCCGCTCCATGCTTTCCAATTTTGCACAGGCACCCCAGCTGTCTGTGGCAGGAGGCCTCCTTGGCATGCCAg GTGTTAATATTGCTTACTTGAACACTGGCATCGGGGGACACAAAGCACCCAGCCTGGCAGACCGACAGCGGGAGTACCTTTTAGACATGATTCCCCCCCGGTCTATATCGCAGTCCATCAGTGGACAGAAATAA
- the GATAD2B gene encoding transcriptional repressor p66-beta isoform X2 yields the protein MMDRMTEDALRLNLLKRSLDQADERDDVLAKRLKMEGHEAMERLKMLALLKRKDLAGIEMPHELPTKQDGGGGGKGYEEKLNGNLRPHGDNRTAGRPGKENINDEPVDMSARRSEPDRGRLTPSPDIIVLSDNEASSPRSSSRMEERLKAANLEMFKGKGIEERQQLIKQLRDELRLEEARLVLLKKLRQSQLQKENVVQKTPVVQNAASIVQPSPAHVGQQGLSKLPSRPGAQGVEPQNLRTLQGHSVIRSATNTTLPHMLMSQRVIAPNPAQLQGQRGPPKPGLVRTTTPNMNPAINYQPQSSSSVPCQRTTSSAIYMNLASHIQPGTVNRVSSPLPSPSAMTDAANSQAAAKLALRKQLEKTLLEIPPPKPPAPLLHFLPSAANSEFIYMVGLEEVVQSVIDSQGKGCASLLRVEPFVCAQCRTDFTPHWKQEKNGKILCEQCMTSNQKKALKAEHTNRLKNAFVKALQQEQEIEQRLQQQAALSPTTAPAVSSVSKQETIMRHHTLRQAPQPQSTLQRGIPTSARSMLSNFAQAPQLSVAGGLLGMPGVNIAYLNTGIGGHKAPSLADRQREYLLDMIPPRSISQSISGQK from the exons GATGGACAGAATGACAGAAGATGCCCTTCGCCTGAATCTGCTGAAGCGAAGCCTGGACCAGGCAGATGAACGTGATGATGTCCTGGCAAAAAGACTCAAGATGGAAGGACATGAGGCCATGGAGCGATTAAAAATGTTAGCACTGCTCAAAAGGAAGGACCTGGCAGGCATTGAGATGCCCCATGAATTACCTACCAAAcaggatggtggtggtggtggcaaGGGCTATGAGGAGAAACTTAATGGGAATCTGAGGCCGCATGGGGATAATAGGACTGCTGGACGGCCAGGCAAGGAGAACATCAATGATGAGCCTGTGGACATGAGTGCTAGGAGAAG TGAGCCAGACCGGGGACGGCTGACTCCCTCCCCTGACATCATCGTCCTTTCTGACAATGAGGCCTCCAGTCCTCGTTCCAGTTCCCGCATGGAAGAGAGACTGAAAGCAGCCAACTTGGAGATgtttaag GGAAAAGGTATTGAAGAGCGGCAACAGCTTATTAAGCAGCTGAGGGATGAGCTACGTCTAGAGGAAGCCAGATTGGTCctgttgaagaaactaaggcagagtcAACTACAGAAAGAGAACGTGGTTCAGAAG accccagtTGTACAAAATGCAGCATCAATTGTCCAGCCATCTCCTGCCCATGTAGGACAGCAGGGACTGTCCAAGCTCccctccaggcctggtgctcagGGGGTGGAGCCCCAAAACCTGAGAACATTGCAG GGTCATAGTGTCATCCGCTCAGCCACCAACACAACCCTTCCACACATGCTGATGTCACAGCGAGTTATTGCACCAAACCCTGCCCAACTGCAGGGTCAGCGAGGGCCACCCAAACCTGGCCTCGTACGTACCACCACACCCAACATGAACCCTGCCATCAACTACCAGCCG CAGTCAAGTTCTTCTGTTCCTTGCCAGCGCACAACATCCTCTGCCATCTATATGAACCTTGCCTCTCACATCCAGCCAGGGACTGTTAACAGAGTGTCTTCACCACTCCCCAGCCCTAGCGCCATGACTGATGCAGCCAATTCACAGGCAGCAGCTAAGCTGGCTCTTCGTAAGCAGCTGGAAAAAACACTGCTGGAGATCCCACCCCCTAAGCCTCCTGCTCCTCTGCTCCACTTTCTACCCAGTGCAGCCAACAGCGAGTTCATCTACATGGTGGGCTTGGAGGAGGTGGTACAGAGTGTCATTGACAGCCAAG GCAAAGGTTGTGCCTCACTTCTTCGGGTGGAGCCATTTGTATGTGCTCAGTGTCGCACAGACTTTACCCCACACTGGAAGCAAGAGAAAAATGGCAAGATTTTGTGTGAGCAGTGTATGACCTCCAACCAGAAGAAGGCCCTAAAAGCTGAGCATACTAACCGGTTGAAGAATGCCTTTGTCAAAGCCCTACAGCAGGAACAA GAAATTGAGCAGCGACTACAGCAGCAGGCAGCCCTCTCCCCTACTACGGCTCCAGCTGTGTCCAGTGTCAGTAAGCAAGAGACCATCATGAGACATCATACGCTCCGGCAG GCTCCACAGCCCCAGAGCACTCTCCAGCGTGGCATCCCCACATCTGCCCGCTCCATGCTTTCCAATTTTGCACAGGCACCCCAGCTGTCTGTGGCAGGAGGCCTCCTTGGCATGCCAg GTGTTAATATTGCTTACTTGAACACTGGCATCGGGGGACACAAAGCACCCAGCCTGGCAGACCGACAGCGGGAGTACCTTTTAGACATGATTCCCCCCCGGTCTATATCGCAGTCCATCAGTGGACAGAAATAA